In Trichoderma asperellum chromosome 1, complete sequence, a single window of DNA contains:
- a CDS encoding uncharacterized protein (EggNog:ENOG41~SECRETED:SignalP(1-19)~antiSMASH:Cluster_1.7), whose protein sequence is MRVTLSSLLLVATASAAKAHGNHENHPRAHQNYERTATVDVSTLKGKWLYGYQGWFRKPASGVNNHWSPNGGTPGPGNVEVDFLPDVSQYPTNCLFPSTLTAPNGQPVQLYDNTCEGVVDLHFKWMQQYGIDGVIVQRFLSHLSDASFITILNQVEAAAVKYGRGFIVEYDASGGNSSAGSVANEILADYNSVVKTYTSSSAYIHQNGKPAVMVFGVGFPTVAISVSDGANIATQLKNAGAYVGLGVPSTFGSDVRGNTGFASAYKAANLISPWTVGSYSEGGYMAGYHTTTQIPDSQTLKSLGIDHAPLVWPGTSAYHLNGVTNPSAFDYFPRYNGSFYSMQADAVTSLAIKPLFVFNAMFDEMNEGTGNLPSLKTSQLPTNDKFVGYDNTFANTSFYLALGGQKATAFAKAVN, encoded by the exons ATGCGTGTAACTTTATCTAGTCTTTTACTAGTCGCCACAGCCTCAGCGGCAAAAGCTCACGGCAACCACGAGAACCATCCGAGGGCTCATCAAAACTATGAGAGAACTGCCACTGTCGACGTTTCAACACTAAAGGGTAAATGGCTTTACGGCTACCAGGGCTGGTTCCGTAAACCCGCATCTGGTGTCAACAACCACTGGTCTCCCAACGGCGGAACTCCAGGGCCTGGAAATG TCGAGGTTGACTTTCTCCCTGATGTCAGCCAGTATCCGACCAAttgtcttttcccttctACTTTGACTGCACCCAATGGCCAACCGGTGCAATTGTACGATAACACTTGCGAGGGTGTCGTGGACTTGCACTTTAAGTGGATGCAGCAGTACGGAATTGATGGTGTCATTGTGCAGCGTTTCTTGAGCCACCTCAGCGATGCCTCTTTCATCACG ATCCTCAATCAAGTTGAAGCTGCCGCTGTGAAATACGGCCGAGGCTTTATCGTCGAATATGATGCTTCCGGTGGCAACTCCTCTGCCGGCAGCGTCGCAAACGAAATCTTGGCCGACTACAACTCTGTCGTCAAGACTTACACAAGCTCATCGGCATATATCCACCAGAATGGCAAACCAGCAGTCATGGTGTTTGGCGTTGGATTCCCCACAGTCGCCATCAGCGTTAGTGATGGAGCCAATATTGCCACTCAACTCAAGAATGCTGGAGCATATGTTGGCCTTGGAGTGCCGTCGACATTTGGCTCCGATGTGCGAGGCAACACTGGTTTTGCGTCCGCATACAAGGCAGCCAACTTGATCAGCCCCTGGACTGTCGGCAGCTACAGCGAGGGCGGATACATGGCGGGATACCACACGACGACACAGATTCCAGACAGCCA AACTCTTAAATCGCTCGGCATCGACCACGCTCCTCTTGTCTGGCCCGGCACATCGGCCTACCATCTCAACGGTGTCACTAACCCGTCTGCCTTTGACTACTTCCCCCGCTACAACGGCTCTTTCTACTCCATGCAGGCAGATGCCGTTACTTCTCTGGCCATCAAGCCCCTATTTGTCTTTAACGCCATGTTTGATGAAATGAACGAAG GAACTGGAAACCTGCCATCTCTGAAGACGAGCCAGCTCCCCACTAATGACAAGTTTGTGGGATACGACAACACTTTTGCAAACACCTCATTTTATCTAGCGCTTGGTGGACAAAAGGCGACTGCGTTTGCAAAGGCAGTAAACTAG
- a CDS encoding uncharacterized protein (EggNog:ENOG41~SMCOG1040:alcohol dehydrogenase~antiSMASH:Cluster_1.7), with translation MANLPTSMKALVLKGPGNGAIETAPVPQALPGSVIVRVLHVLVYQITPDVFHGTVANPNMTLPYPVVFGSPAIGRVAAIGPDTTAFKPGQLVLIDTNLRARDDPNVSAVWGAFDGFDETTKRFVKESWRDGAWAEYVRAPLESTWALDENKLIGNLGLKTEDLLHLGLLPVMYSGLRKIDVKAGETVLIAPSTGVFSGGCIAVTRAMGANVIAGGRNEESLNALKARFHGIQTVKLTGEPSDVASIQSFGKIDAFVDLGPSAATGSTYLGSAILSVRKGGRVCLLGGRADAALPAPYLAVMFNDITIRGSCMFEAEHVRGLIKMVEAGILKLNGEGGFEVLASYPFEAYAEALERGRDISVGKIVVVNI, from the coding sequence ATGGCCAATCTCCCTACTTCAATGAAAGCGCTAGTCCTCAAAGGCCCAGGAAATGGTGCCATTGAGACCGCGCCAGTCCCGCAAGCCTTACCCGGCAGCGTCATCGTTCGTGTTCTGCACGTTCTTGTATACCAGATAACACCAGATGTGTTTCATGGCACCGTTGCGAATCCCAACATGACTCTGCCTTATCCAGTGGTTTTTGGCAGTCCTGCTATTGGCCGTGTTGCCGCTATTGGGCCCGACACTACTGCATTCAAACCGGGCCAGCTCGTGCTCATCGACACAAACCTGCGGGCCCGTGATGATCCCAATGTTTCTGCAGTTTGGGGTGCATTTGACGGTTTTGACGAGACGACCAAGCGCTTCGTCAAAGAATCTTGGCGAGATGGTGCCTGGGCTGAGTATGTCCGGGCGCCATTGGAGAGTACTTGGGCACTGGACGAAAACAAACTTATTGGAAACTTGGGGCTCAAGACTGAGGATCTCCTCCACCTGGGGCTTCTGCCCGTTATGTATAGCGGACTCCGCAAGATTGACGTCAAGGCCGGAGAGACGGTTCTGATTGCACCGTCAACAGGAGTCTTTAGCGGTGGCTGTATTGCTGTGACTCGAGCGATGGGCGCGAATGTCATTGCCGGTGGCCGCAATGAAGAGAGTCTAAACGCCCTGAAAGCTCGCTTCCATGGGATTCAAACAGTCAAGCTAACTGGAGAACCCAGCGACGTGGCTTCTATACAATCTTTTGGCAAAATTGATGCTTTTGTGGACTTGGGACCAAGCGCTGCTACAGGATCGACGTATCTTGGTTCGGCTATACTCTCTGTTCGCAAAGGTGGCCGAGTATGCCTTCTTGGAGGCCGCGCAGATGCCGCTTTGCCAGCGCCTTATCTAGCAGTGATGTTCAACGACATAACAATTCGGGGATCGTGCATGTTTGAGGCAGAGCATGTTCGAGGGCTGATTAAGATGGTCGAGGCGGGCATTTTGAAGCTTAATGGAGAGGGTGGTTTTGAGGTGTTGGCGTCGTATCCGTTTGAGGCGTATGCTGAAGCGCTAGAGCGAGGTCGAGATATCTCGGTTGGAAAAATTGTTGTTGTAAATATCTAA
- a CDS encoding uncharacterized protein (EggNog:ENOG41~antiSMASH:Cluster_1.7~SMCOG1052:Terpene synthase/cyclase metal-binding domain protein), which yields MQGYCQGALVQIDNHFASKTPSLEEIVLIRRKSAGCKPLYHLVEYAHDLRVPDEVFDNPVIQELECLGMDMVAISNDILSYRKEQAEGVPHNMVTVCCSSGMSLQNAFNTVGKLLEQRYQRWDKAEASVPSWGKEADVQVRKYVEGIKCVVKANLNWR from the exons ATGCAAGGCTACTGTCAAGGCGCGTTGGTTCAGATCGACAACCATTTTGCGAGCAAGACGCCCTCACTGGAAGAAATCGTTCTTATCAGGCGAAAATCAGCAGGATGCAAGCCTCTGTACCATCTTGTTGAATATGCACACGACCTCCGAGTTCCAGACGAGGTGTTTGACAACCCCGTTATTCAAGAACTGGAGTGTCTGGGTATGGACATGGTTGCCAT ATCTAACGACATCTTGTCATACCGAAAGGAACAA GCAGAAGGCGTGCCGCACAACATGGTGACAGTCTGCTGCTCAAGTGGAATGTCACTGCAAAACGCCTTTAACACGGTAGGCAAGCTCCTTGAGCAACGGTACCAGCGCTGGGATAAGGCTGAAGCGAGCGTGCCGAGCTGGGGCAAAGAGGCTGATGTGCAAGTTCGAAAGTATGTTGAGGGCATCAAATGCGTGGTCAAGGCCAACCTTAACTGGAGGTGA
- a CDS encoding uncharacterized protein (EggNog:ENOG41~antiSMASH:Cluster_1.7) — translation MHLILTGATGLIGSSVLDAMLKTAEVTKISILSRRPVAMAENAKDPRVNVIIHKDFLNYDSEVLSKLQGASGAVWALGVSQTKVSKEEFIKITKDYTIAGAEAFSKLAPNDDPFRFVFVSGQGSTQTPGRFSNLYGRTKGETEIALSEMRSASPRLLADAVGPGFVDGKGHAAIQPYLQQQGFLIDNSKMLLRRPIEVAAKWLHCPTEPMGRFLVGMALGKYETQLRVDPDVVTMDSGLRVIKNSTITRITGLES, via the exons ATGCATCTAATTCTTACCGGCGCTACTGGGCTCATCGGCTCAAGCGTTCTTGATGCCATGCTGAAGACGGCTGAGGTCACCAAAATATCCATTCTAAGCCGTCGACCCGTCGCAATGGCCGAGAACGCCAAAGACCCCAGAGTCAATGTCATTATCCACAAAGATTTCCTCAATTACGATTCAGAAGTACTCAGCAAACTACAAGGCGCTAGCGGCGCAGTCTGGGCTCTTGGAGTTAGTCAGACCAAGGTATCGAAAGA GGAGTTTATTAAGATTACAAAAGACTACACTATTGCAGGTGCAGAAGCTTTCTCTAAGCTTGCGCCCAACGACGATCCGTTTCGTTTCGTGTTCGTGTCAGGCCAAGGTTCAACTCAGACGCCTGGCCGATTCAGCAATCTGTATGGCCGTACCAAGGGCGAGACTGAAATAGCGCTTTCAGAGATGCGCTCTGCAAGTCCTCGCCTCTTGGCTGACGCCGTTGGGCCTGGGTTTGTCGATGGCAAGGGTCACGCCGCTATTCAGCCCTATCTACAACAACAAGGCTTTCTCATTGATAACAGCAAAATGTTGCTTCGACGACCGATTGAAGTGGCTGCAAAGTGGTTACATTGCCCAACAGAGCCAATGGGACGCTTCTTGGTCGGAATGGCTCTGGGGAAATACGAGACACAGTTGCGAGTAGATCCCGACGTCGTAACAATGGATAGCGGTCTCAGGGTCATTAAGAATTCTACGATAACACGGATAACTGGTCTTGAAAGCTAG
- a CDS encoding uncharacterized protein (SECRETED:SignalP(1-23)~EggNog:ENOG41~antiSMASH:Cluster_1.7~TransMembrane:1 (n4-15c23/24o390-412i)): MTRILSIGAAALAASSVISTASATSIYAFYTGTDRGVQLGMQDPNSGDIWVNDCAAMNNGNPLFPTDVPIVLPVSTPVKMGGSIAATGWWDSQKVVTSVFWHSVNGTIVNAIYNCDNESGTFVRMGPEYVISETANVKNSSIHENTGLAVELLGSTAGYRVFYHDNNSQVQELFYTQKTNWNYGGIVSQDPVASFALGTAHSSTDNITVAFPRSDKDIEVSRFNSDKTWHISTFPESLENSPTNKTDTSKIEIDPKAEANFTLPAWDGAPSGMGVAIDSTFTRSVFYIGTDRLLHEVSNINFQWKLYPNQTSEAWPEADEANADLAVTYNFQSSEAWIYYVSGGSLVQAYRGTSGDWSSAVVVSVNSIDDKTTSNVDGKKSSGLSTGAKAGVGVAVSIGVLAIAGLGLFFFLRRRRQRAAAAAAAADKEHPINLGDYQAPPEQAHYMADGSLAPPYSPQVPYDAHDPHKMAAMTPVHMLATPPPPVELEQPPMIHELPPENYSYELPAESFEHR, encoded by the exons ATGACGAGGATTCTGAGTATTGGCGCTGCGGCGTTGGCGGCCAGCAGCGTCATCAGCACAGCCAGCGCCACTTCTATATACGCCTTCTATACAGGCACGGATCGGGGTGTCCAACTTGGCATGCAGGATCCCAACTCTGGTGATATCTGGGTCAACGACTGCGCCGCCATGAACAATGGCAACCCATTGTTTCCGACAGATGTGCCGATTGTGCTGCCGGTTTCGACCCCGGTGAAGATGGGAGGAAGCATAGCAGCAACGGGCTGGTGGGATTCACAGAAAGTAGTT ACCTCCGTCTTCTGGCACTCAGTAAACGGCACCATCGTCAACGCCATCTACAACTGCGACAACGAGTCGGGCACGTTTGTCCGGATGGGGCCTGAATATGTCATCTCCGAGACAGCAAACGTCAAGAATTCATCCATCCACGAAAACACGGGCTTGGCCGTGGAGCTCCTGGGAAGCACCGCCGGCTACAGAGTCTTTTATCACGACAACAACAGCCAGGTCCAAGAGCTGTTTTACACCCAAAAGACAAACTGGAACTACGGCGGCATCGTATCGCAGGATCCGGTTGCATCATTTGCTCTGGGCACGGCCCATTCGTCAACCGACAACATCACCGTTGCGTTCCCCAGGAGTGACAAGGACATTGAGGTTTCGCGCTTCAACTCGGACAAGACGTGGCACATCT CGACTTTCCCCGAGTCTCTCGAAAACTCTCCCACAAACAAAACTGACACCTCCAAGATTGAAATCGACCCCAAGGCCGAGGCCAATTTCACCCTCCCGGCCTGGGACGGCGCGCCCAGCGGCATGGGCGTTGCCATTGACAGCACCTTCACCCGCAGCGTCTTCTATATCGGAACCGATAGACTGCTGCACGAAGTCTCCAACATCAACTTCCAATGGAAGCTGTACCCGAACCAGACCAGCGAGGCCTGGCCCGAGGCAGACGAGGCAAACGCCGACCTGGCCGTGACTTACAACTTCCAGTCAAGCGAGGCCTGGATCTACTACGTGTCCGGCGGCAGCCTCGTCCAGGCATACCGCGGAACCAGCGGCGACTGGAGCTCAGCCGTCGTCGTGTCTGTAAACTCCATCGACGACAAAACCACCAGCAATGTGGATGGCAAGAAGTCCTCTGGCCTGTCCACGGGAGCCAAGGCCGGCGTCGGTGTTGCCGTCAGCATCGGTGTCCTTGCAATTgccggcctcggcctcttcttcttccttcgacgacgccgccaacgagcagccgctgccgccgccgccgccgacaaGGAGCATCCCATCAACCTGGGCGACTACCAAGCTCCGCCGGAGCAGGCTCACTACATGGCCGATGGCTCGCTGGCGCCTCCTTACTCGCCTCAAGTGCCGTACGACGCCCACGATCCCCACAAGATGGCCGCCATGACGCCGGTGCATATGCTGGCgacgccgcctcctccagtAGAGTTGGAGCAGCCGCCGATGATTCACGAGCTGCCGCCGGAGAACTACAGCTATGAGCTTCCCGCAGAGAGCTTTGAGCACAGGTGA
- a CDS encoding uncharacterized protein (EggNog:ENOG41~antiSMASH:Cluster_1.7~TransMembrane:1 (o428-452i)), which produces MAYHKVGNYSFQWTDLHLPREKLEPLRHEYDQLGSYAIKKLQQISRDRKGDAAAGEKSLCHGPFDVYTTFRDHHPEDEKLNQLWEELHTVPEWVDWEQLKRGQRFFYRYAAANLVGFALQGFIGQNSSTPSAVEVLARTRSFSTRVLLRRLLETTQFILEATHSLESIQPGGEGHTTAIRVRLLHSAVRERILKLTEMQPGYFDVDNLGIPVNTLDSVHSTAAFCCGHAWFQLPQMGVHPTTQEVADYIALWRYIGYLQGVPHEYFCSVAQAKATMESMVLHELKLTPTSLILGHNFVECVKDLPPLIISAGFIEAGSRMLNGHKVCDGLGFGRPGLLAYVCWRGHCWFVGALAVAQHWIPAVDEAMVRYWRKTLDYAVIKSKGGLQGGSKMDFKYVPQLGKTTKREDNGRPAIGSFMASPLARPLEAFYFAVFVIGCVLICGGAFGIYWCVRQMMFN; this is translated from the coding sequence ATGGCATACCACAAGGTGGGAAACTACAGCTTCCAGTGGACAGACCTTCACTTGCCTCGAGAAAAGCTAGAACCCCTGCGCCATGAGTATGACCAGCTGGGTAGCTACGCAATaaagaagctgcagcaaatcTCTCGAGACAGAAAAGgggatgcagcagcaggcgaaAAGAGCCTCTGCCATGGCCCGTTTGACGTGTACACCACGTTTCGGGACCACCATCCCGAAGACGAGAAGCTCAACCAGCTCTGGGAGGAGCTTCACACGGTGCCAGAGTGGGTTGACTGGGAACAACTCAAGCGTGGCCAGCGCTTCTTTTACCGCTATGCCGCGGCCAACCTGGTGGGATTTGCCCTTCAGGGATTCATCGGCCAAAACTCGTCGACGCCTTCTGCCGTTGAAGTCCTGGCGCGAACCAGAAGCTTCTCCACGcgggtgctgctgcgtcgACTCCTGGAGACGACTCAGTTCATCCTCGAAGCCACGCACAGCCTCGAGTCGATCCAGCCCGGCGGCGAGGGCCACACGACGGCCATTCGAGTCCGGCTGCTGCACTCTGCCGTGAGGGAGCGCATCCTCAAGCTGACCGAGATGCAGCCGGGCTACTTTGATGTCGACAACTTGGGCATTCCCGTCAATACGCTGGACTCGGTACACTCAACTGCGGCGTTTTGCTGCGGCCACGCATGGTTCCAGCTGCCTCAGATGGGCGTCCATCCCACTACGCAAGAAGTGGCCGACTATATTGCGCTATGGCGATACATTGGATATCTCCAGGGCGTCCCTCACGAGTACTTCTGCAGCGTGGCCCAGGCCAAAGCCACGATGGAGAGTATGGTGCTGCACGAATTGAAGCTGACGCCAACGTCATTGATTCTCGGCCACAACTTTGTCGAGTGCGTCAAGGATCTGCCGCCGCTGATAATCTCGGCGGGCTTTATCGAGGCCGGCAGCCGAATGCTCAACGGCCACAAGGTCTGCGATGGGCTGGGATTCGGACGGCCTGGACTGCTGGCGTACGTCTGCTGGAGAGGCCACTGCTGGTTTGTGGGGGCTCTGGCTGTGGCACAGCACTGGATTCCAGCGGTGGATGAAGCCATGGTGAGATACTGGCGCAAGACTCTCGATTATGCAGTTATCAAGAGCAAGGGGGGTCTTCAGGGAGGTTCCAAGATGGATTTCAAATACGTGCCGCAGCTGGGAAAGACGACTAAACGGGAGGATAATGGAAGACCGGCGATTGGTTCGTTTATGGCATCGCCTTTGGCTCGGCCGTTGGAGGCATTTTATTTTGCGGTGTTTGTGATTGGATGTGTGTTGATTTGTGGTGGTGCATTTGGGATTTACTGGTGTGTTAGGCAGATGATGTTCAACTAA